Proteins co-encoded in one Bacillota bacterium genomic window:
- the thiM gene encoding hydroxyethylthiazole kinase, whose protein sequence is MGERAVPLNPAETCAKLLNDVRSARPLVHNITNWVVTNITANVTLAVGASPVMAHAVEEAADMVRCANALVLNIGTLTPDIVRAMVSAGKQANSLGIPVVLDPVGVGATPLRTDSARRILGEVRVSILRGNAAEIGILGGLGGEIKGVDSCGGTADPEILASTVAKAFGCVTAVTGPTDFVSDGRRLARVDNGHSLLTCVTGTGCMATSVTGAFAAVTGDYLWAATAALACYGLAAEIAASECAGPGSFQVALIDSIYNLTPALVCRRARVTVSD, encoded by the coding sequence ATGGGGGAGAGGGCCGTGCCGCTGAATCCCGCCGAGACGTGCGCTAAACTGCTCAATGACGTTCGTAGCGCCAGGCCGCTCGTCCATAACATCACCAACTGGGTCGTGACCAACATCACCGCGAACGTGACCCTTGCGGTGGGGGCGTCACCCGTCATGGCGCATGCCGTGGAAGAAGCAGCCGACATGGTACGCTGTGCGAATGCGCTCGTCCTGAATATCGGCACTCTTACCCCGGACATCGTCCGGGCGATGGTCTCCGCAGGTAAACAGGCCAATTCGCTGGGCATTCCCGTCGTCCTGGACCCCGTGGGGGTGGGCGCCACCCCACTCAGGACGGACAGCGCGAGACGCATCCTTGGGGAGGTAAGGGTGTCCATCCTCAGGGGCAACGCGGCCGAGATAGGGATACTCGGTGGTCTGGGCGGCGAGATAAAAGGGGTGGACTCCTGCGGGGGCACGGCGGACCCCGAGATCCTGGCGTCCACAGTGGCGAAGGCATTCGGGTGCGTGACGGCGGTGACGGGCCCGACCGACTTTGTGAGCGACGGCCGGCGCCTGGCCAGGGTGGACAACGGACACAGCCTTCTGACCTGCGTTACCGGCACCGGTTGCATGGCGACGTCGGTCACCGGTGCATTCGCAGCTGTCACCGGCGATTACCTGTGGGCGGCGACCGCGGCTCTCGCGTGCTACGGCCTGGCGGCGGAAATAGCCGCGTCGGAGTGCGCCGGCCCCGGAAGCTTCCAGGTTGCGCTGATAGACAGCATCTACAACCTCACGCCCGCGCTGGTGTGCCGAAGGGCGCGTGTCACAGTGAGCGATTGA
- the thiL gene encoding thiamine-phosphate kinase produces MRVGEIGEFGLIDRWMRSIRPDGRNAIVGIGDDAAVLEFPPGRVLVATCDMMVEGVHFILPVISPEQLGIKAMAMNLSDLAAMNARPLYALVSVGLKHDLEVEFVDRLYKGLTETALRHGCQIVGGDTVNSPLAFMVDVFLMGDAERGKTTLRSGARPGDLIMVTGTVGGSAAGLDLLLAANARGAQPAGEVGTTNALAGISHGAYSEVVTAHLEPRPRLPESRAISAAGGASAAIDISDGLANEVNHLARLSGVEMVVDASSIPLGDATREVARAMGKDPLDYALFGGEDYELCFTVRPELVEKVMRSVRDETGTPVSVIGRVFEGRGAWIIRNGRRETLGARAYDHFRSTTGPRGEG; encoded by the coding sequence TTGAGAGTCGGCGAGATAGGCGAGTTCGGGCTGATCGACAGGTGGATGAGATCGATCCGGCCCGACGGCCGCAACGCGATAGTCGGCATCGGCGACGACGCTGCCGTCCTGGAATTCCCGCCCGGCAGGGTGCTCGTGGCGACCTGCGACATGATGGTCGAAGGTGTCCACTTCATTCTGCCCGTCATTTCGCCGGAACAGCTCGGCATCAAGGCGATGGCCATGAACCTGAGCGACCTCGCGGCCATGAACGCGCGCCCGCTGTACGCGCTCGTCTCGGTGGGGTTGAAGCACGACCTCGAGGTCGAATTCGTGGACAGGCTGTACAAGGGGCTGACGGAGACAGCCCTGCGCCACGGCTGCCAGATCGTCGGTGGGGACACCGTGAACTCCCCCCTTGCTTTCATGGTGGACGTGTTCCTGATGGGCGACGCTGAGCGTGGGAAGACCACGCTCAGGTCCGGCGCACGGCCGGGAGACCTGATCATGGTAACGGGGACCGTAGGCGGGTCGGCCGCAGGCCTGGATCTTCTGCTCGCCGCCAACGCCCGCGGGGCGCAGCCGGCGGGCGAGGTGGGGACTACGAACGCGCTGGCAGGAATCTCACACGGGGCGTACAGTGAAGTCGTCACGGCCCACCTCGAGCCAAGGCCGAGACTCCCGGAGTCGCGGGCGATATCGGCCGCCGGTGGGGCAAGCGCGGCCATCGACATAAGTGACGGCCTGGCGAATGAGGTCAACCACCTGGCGCGGTTGAGCGGCGTGGAAATGGTCGTGGACGCGTCGAGCATCCCCCTGGGCGACGCCACGCGCGAGGTCGCGCGGGCGATGGGGAAAGACCCCCTGGACTACGCGCTCTTCGGTGGCGAGGATTACGAATTGTGCTTCACGGTTCGCCCGGAACTCGTGGAGAAAGTGATGAGGAGCGTGCGCGATGAGACGGGGACGCCTGTCAGCGTGATCGGGCGGGTATTCGAAGGGCGAGGGGCCTGGATAATCAGGAACGGGCGACGCGAAACCCTCGGGGCGCGGGCGTACGACCATTTCAGGAGTACAACCGGCCCTCGCGGGGAAGGATGA
- a CDS encoding YitT family protein — protein sequence MKELLWLAAGATILAVGTNGFVVPNDLGQGGIAGLCVVAYRFTGIPVAFLYGAVNIPILVFGYYKLGRRFCEKTLIGAGLFTAALYLTQQVQFKMDDLLLASLYGGAIGGFGSGLMLRVGGTSGGMDILAFYLKRHHGISLTATYTIADVAILSIVGLTMGANTALYALIITFLGGKVAEYIQEGLSRAKAAIIISDRAEEIAGVIMGDLSRGVTYLSGWGAYTSTEKKVILAALNIREISRLKRVIQQVDPRAFVIVTDVAEVLGEGFGGGLI from the coding sequence ATGAAAGAGCTGTTGTGGCTTGCGGCCGGTGCTACCATCCTGGCCGTGGGAACGAACGGGTTCGTCGTGCCGAACGATCTCGGGCAGGGCGGTATAGCCGGTCTTTGCGTCGTCGCGTATAGGTTCACGGGAATTCCGGTGGCGTTCCTGTACGGCGCGGTGAACATCCCCATTCTCGTTTTCGGATACTACAAGCTCGGCCGCAGGTTTTGCGAGAAGACCCTCATCGGCGCGGGCCTGTTTACGGCGGCCCTGTACCTGACCCAGCAGGTACAGTTCAAGATGGACGACCTGCTCCTGGCCAGCCTGTACGGTGGGGCCATAGGCGGGTTCGGCTCGGGCCTCATGCTGAGGGTAGGCGGCACCTCAGGCGGCATGGACATCCTCGCCTTCTACCTGAAGCGACACCACGGCATATCGCTGACGGCCACGTACACGATCGCGGATGTGGCGATCCTCTCGATCGTCGGGCTCACCATGGGGGCCAATACGGCCCTGTACGCGCTGATAATAACGTTTCTGGGCGGCAAGGTCGCCGAGTACATACAGGAGGGCCTGTCCAGGGCCAAGGCAGCCATTATCATCTCGGATCGGGCGGAGGAGATAGCCGGGGTGATAATGGGTGACCTCTCGCGAGGTGTCACGTACCTCAGCGGGTGGGGGGCCTATACCTCCACGGAGAAGAAGGTCATACTTGCCGCACTCAACATAAGAGAGATCAGCAGGCTCAAGCGAGTCATTCAGCAGGTCGACCCGCGCGCCTTCGTGATCGTCACAGACGTAGCGGAGGTGCTCGGTGAGGGATTCGGAGGGGGTTTGATCTGA
- a CDS encoding site-specific DNA-methyltransferase has protein sequence MKAQVGVWQFTYERRDVRDKSVHPATFPISLARRCIDLFTHRGELVLDPFVGSGTTLVAARDAGRNAVGIDLNPGYVDLCCRRLAAEPASGDCRQVAVCADARDTALYVRPSTVALLLTSPPYANLLNRRRRNKSRRGDLRKNTQYGRVEQYSQDPRDLGTLGIEDYSTAISAIFGAMLPLLKPRAHCVVNVPDIWWENTRVTVHVSLINCLRDVGYELRNVIIWDRTNIVNRIGIFGWPSNYITMGVTFEYLLDFWKTG, from the coding sequence ATGAAAGCCCAGGTCGGTGTATGGCAGTTTACGTACGAGAGGCGGGACGTCCGCGACAAATCCGTCCATCCCGCAACGTTCCCAATATCGCTTGCGCGACGGTGTATAGACCTGTTCACCCACCGGGGGGAGCTCGTCCTCGACCCGTTCGTCGGCTCCGGCACCACGCTCGTGGCTGCCAGGGACGCGGGGCGCAACGCGGTCGGGATAGACCTGAATCCGGGCTATGTGGATCTGTGCTGCAGGCGCCTCGCGGCTGAGCCCGCGAGCGGTGACTGCCGGCAGGTGGCGGTCTGCGCCGATGCGAGGGACACCGCCCTGTACGTGCGCCCATCTACGGTTGCGCTGCTGCTCACTTCACCCCCGTACGCCAATCTCCTGAACCGGAGGCGGAGGAACAAGAGCCGCCGCGGGGACCTCCGGAAGAACACGCAGTACGGCAGGGTCGAGCAGTACAGCCAGGATCCCAGGGACCTCGGGACCCTGGGAATCGAGGACTACTCCACCGCCATATCGGCTATATTCGGGGCGATGCTTCCCCTGCTGAAGCCCAGGGCGCATTGCGTCGTCAACGTCCCCGACATATGGTGGGAGAACACGCGCGTGACGGTTCACGTCTCGCTGATCAACTGCCTGCGCGACGTGGGTTATGAATTGCGCAACGTAATCATCTGGGACCGGACGAACATCGTCAACAGGATCGGCATTTTCGGCTGGCCAAGCAACTACATCACGATGGGCGTGACGTTCGAATACCTGCTCGACTTCTGGAAGACGGGCTGA
- the thiE gene encoding thiamine phosphate synthase codes for MKSGAVRGKSGGDRLERLARFLPLYVITDRDLSCGRPEQDVVREAIDGGATAIQLRGKKMSGLEMYRMAVALRDITARHGVLFIVNDRLDVALATEADGVHLGQEDIPARCALEVMDRYARAGRLAPGAWPGRMVLGISVENVAQAVAAENYGADYLGAGPAWATTTKTDAVAPIGPEGIKTICSSVRIPVVAIGGISHANAGRLATTGIAGVAVVSAVVSAADVRGAARSLYEVVSAAPPWRAIPPGGEAG; via the coding sequence ATGAAATCCGGCGCGGTTCGTGGTAAGAGTGGCGGAGACCGGCTGGAGAGACTGGCGCGTTTTCTTCCGCTTTACGTAATCACCGACAGGGACCTGTCCTGCGGCCGGCCGGAGCAGGACGTGGTGCGCGAGGCCATCGACGGCGGGGCGACGGCAATCCAGCTCAGGGGCAAGAAGATGAGCGGTCTCGAGATGTACAGGATGGCTGTTGCGTTAAGAGACATAACGGCTCGACACGGCGTGCTGTTCATAGTTAACGACAGGCTCGACGTGGCGCTCGCTACAGAGGCGGACGGTGTGCACCTCGGGCAAGAGGACATCCCTGCGCGTTGCGCGCTGGAGGTCATGGACCGTTACGCTCGGGCGGGGCGCCTCGCGCCGGGGGCGTGGCCCGGGCGGATGGTGCTGGGCATATCGGTGGAAAACGTGGCGCAGGCGGTTGCAGCGGAGAACTATGGGGCGGACTACCTCGGGGCGGGCCCCGCGTGGGCCACCACGACCAAGACAGACGCCGTCGCGCCCATAGGCCCTGAGGGGATTAAGACGATATGCTCCAGTGTCCGGATACCGGTCGTGGCGATTGGGGGCATCTCTCACGCCAATGCAGGCCGGCTGGCCACAACGGGGATCGCAGGAGTCGCGGTGGTATCCGCCGTGGTATCTGCAGCCGACGTGCGCGGAGCGGCAAGGTCGCTGTACGAAGTCGTTTCTGCCGCGCCTCCGTGGCGCGCGATCCCCCCGGGGGGTGAAGCGGGTTGA